Proteins from a genomic interval of Desulfovibrio aminophilus DSM 12254:
- a CDS encoding phosphatase PAP2 family protein, with translation MSWSRILLGWLRFSWPLLLVLLVLWLAFGGDEAAVEAFFRAHREANSGLAAVMRGITDWSNPPFYAVYAWLLWRGWREKRPDLTRLALAYVAVQLVVSLLAVRGLKMLIGRPRPDAGPFFEPMTTDPGHHSLPSGHTTEITGATLPLALRSAGRLIPPALALLTALTGFSRVYLGWHHPSDVFFGWLLGSVAGLAIHLLATKDEHAGLS, from the coding sequence ATGTCCTGGTCGCGTATTCTTCTCGGCTGGCTGCGCTTCTCCTGGCCGCTGCTGCTCGTGTTGCTCGTCCTCTGGCTCGCGTTCGGAGGCGACGAGGCCGCCGTGGAGGCGTTCTTCCGTGCTCACCGGGAAGCCAACTCCGGCTTGGCCGCGGTGATGCGCGGCATCACCGACTGGTCCAACCCGCCGTTCTACGCCGTCTATGCCTGGCTGCTCTGGCGCGGCTGGCGCGAGAAACGGCCGGACCTCACCCGCTTGGCCCTGGCCTATGTCGCGGTCCAGTTGGTCGTGTCCCTGCTGGCCGTGCGCGGGCTGAAGATGCTCATCGGCAGACCCCGCCCCGACGCGGGCCCGTTCTTCGAGCCCATGACCACGGATCCGGGACACCACTCCCTGCCCTCGGGGCACACGACCGAAATCACCGGAGCCACGCTGCCCCTGGCTCTGCGCTCCGCCGGACGGCTTATTCCTCCGGCCCTGGCCCTGCTCACGGCCCTGACCGGGTTCAGCCGCGTCTATCTGGGCTGGCACCACCCCAGCGACGTCTTCTTCGGCTGGCTCCTGGGCTCCGTGGCCG
- a CDS encoding motility associated factor glycosyltransferase family protein — MKMFPFLRENMETLDQQGQMIVAWLAAKKPDEQRIKDGLFVNRHGLIDWRLPSGLGMFEQVPPQAFYSDWNGGSKPDTSATILVGCNVGYGLNRLLTNTPDSHKIVVVEPNPELLLACLGQTDFRPFLEHKKLHFALPEDDYLGEVIKNLDLQYIYGVINLRADLPSQQMGPEYASLLARIKGRVENFCVEMNTLRSRQDVMVGNELKNFHRALSDGSLAGLEGSARGVTAVILGAGPSLLRFAPEFVRDPGYALYATALQTMPTLQAQGVTPHFCLAIDYDPGMLKIFDRLDLERAATVPLIYSTKVQPELVRRYPGPTIPLWTIGGVATFAMKDRELVLDAGGNVSLTLTRFLHWCGVSRLLLAGQDFAWSGEQTHADGHHAAGRKVVFNPRAHLRIKNLHGEEIITSPQYMAAKRELEMDLRKTDLPVFGLYGGGAPIEGVEMLDMAQVRARGLLTSAPGSVESFRGKLLASRERRRSFDFEPRSPRWSSSLRHAEKQLTKLFRNLGGNQKEIHGLFEQALLFIKQDPLYVPYLFNEIINLSGLAKARHSYEPKDLAEFRRIEKDVLRKVREVDRCLLPAGSRAA; from the coding sequence ATGAAGATGTTTCCGTTCCTGCGCGAGAACATGGAGACCCTGGACCAACAGGGCCAGATGATCGTGGCCTGGCTGGCCGCCAAGAAGCCCGATGAGCAACGCATCAAGGATGGCCTGTTCGTCAACCGCCACGGGCTCATCGACTGGAGGCTCCCCTCGGGCCTGGGCATGTTCGAACAGGTTCCGCCGCAGGCCTTCTACTCCGACTGGAACGGCGGCTCCAAGCCGGACACCAGCGCCACCATTCTCGTGGGCTGCAACGTGGGCTACGGCCTCAACCGCCTGCTCACGAACACCCCGGACAGTCACAAGATCGTCGTGGTCGAACCGAACCCGGAACTGCTCCTGGCCTGCCTGGGCCAGACCGACTTCCGGCCCTTCCTGGAGCACAAGAAGCTCCACTTCGCCCTGCCCGAGGACGACTACCTGGGCGAGGTCATCAAGAACCTGGACCTCCAGTACATCTACGGCGTGATCAACCTGCGCGCCGACCTGCCGAGCCAGCAGATGGGCCCGGAGTACGCCTCGCTGCTGGCGCGCATCAAGGGCCGCGTGGAGAACTTCTGCGTGGAGATGAACACCCTGCGCAGCCGCCAGGACGTGATGGTCGGCAACGAGCTGAAGAACTTCCACCGGGCCCTTTCCGACGGCAGCCTCGCCGGGTTGGAGGGGAGCGCGCGCGGGGTCACGGCCGTGATCCTGGGCGCGGGACCGTCCCTGCTCCGCTTCGCCCCCGAGTTCGTCCGCGACCCGGGCTACGCCCTCTACGCCACGGCGTTGCAGACCATGCCCACGCTCCAGGCCCAGGGCGTGACCCCGCATTTCTGCCTGGCGATCGACTACGATCCGGGCATGCTCAAGATCTTCGACCGGCTGGACCTGGAGCGCGCCGCGACGGTGCCCCTGATCTATTCCACCAAGGTCCAGCCCGAGCTGGTGCGCCGCTATCCCGGCCCGACCATCCCGCTGTGGACCATCGGCGGCGTGGCCACCTTCGCCATGAAGGACCGGGAACTGGTCCTGGACGCGGGCGGCAACGTCAGCCTGACCCTGACGCGCTTCCTGCACTGGTGCGGCGTCTCGCGCCTGCTGCTGGCGGGCCAGGACTTCGCCTGGAGCGGCGAGCAGACCCACGCCGACGGCCACCACGCCGCCGGCCGCAAGGTCGTCTTCAATCCGCGCGCCCATCTTCGGATCAAGAACCTGCACGGCGAGGAGATCATCACCTCGCCCCAGTACATGGCCGCCAAACGTGAACTGGAAATGGACCTGCGCAAGACGGACCTGCCGGTCTTCGGCCTCTACGGCGGCGGCGCGCCCATCGAAGGCGTGGAGATGCTCGACATGGCCCAGGTCCGTGCCCGGGGCCTCCTGACCTCGGCCCCGGGCAGCGTGGAGAGCTTCCGCGGCAAGCTCCTGGCCAGCCGCGAACGGCGGCGTTCCTTCGATTTCGAGCCCCGCAGCCCCCGCTGGTCCAGCTCCCTGCGCCACGCGGAAAAACAGCTGACCAAGCTCTTCCGCAACCTGGGCGGCAACCAGAAGGAGATCCACGGGCTCTTCGAGCAGGCCCTGCTGTTCATCAAGCAGGATCCGCTCTACGTGCCGTACCTGTTCAACGAAATCATCAACCTCTCCGGTCTGGCCAAGGCGCGCCACTCCTACGAGCCCAAGGATCTGGCCGAGTTCCGCAGGATCGAGAAGGACGTGCTGCGCAAGGTCCGCGAGGTGGACCGCTGCCTCCTGCCGGCCGGGAGCCGCGCGGCCTGA
- the iorA gene encoding indolepyruvate ferredoxin oxidoreductase subunit alpha: MPHPLLTRDAGARHLLLGNEAIVRGALEAGVDVITCYPGTPSSEVPDTFFRLSPEGDFYFEYSVNEKVALEVAGGATLAGALSLCTMKHVGVNVAADPLMTLTYVGAPGGLVLLSADDPGCHSSQNEQDNRIYARLGGLPCLEPSTAQEAKDMARDALLLSREMGAPALLRTTTRVNHLRGPVTFGARPEKEKPAGFQKNPARFVPVPAFSRPMHVRLLETIEKLRAEAEKSPYNRISGKGEIGVAASGIGRAYLADALAELGLAGKVKLLELGFTHPLPEKLCLKFLKGLSTVLVVEELEPVLENDLRVLAQKRGLNVAIRGKDVLPRNGEFSVGLVADALRTVLKLRKPQRKVCAGTADLPQRAPNLCASCPHRATYFAVKKVFGNDAVYSSDIGCYTLGILPPLAAADFLLCMGSSISAGSGAARAAGQTVVGFIGDSTFFHSGITGLVNAVFNRHDILLVIMDNHTTAMTGHQPNPGVDKTILGDNEAKVDIEAVCRGLGVTRIETVNPLHHKKMTAILEKMKAERGVRVIIAREPCPLHARRVYGAKVTRVAAVSDSCDQCGRCLDELACPAFHKTSSKVEINPLLCGGCMLCLQVCTHIKARKLEGK; this comes from the coding sequence ATGCCCCATCCGTTGCTGACCCGTGACGCGGGCGCCAGGCACCTGCTTCTGGGCAACGAGGCCATCGTCCGGGGCGCCCTGGAGGCAGGCGTCGACGTCATCACCTGCTACCCCGGAACGCCCTCCTCGGAAGTGCCCGACACCTTCTTCCGCCTGAGCCCCGAGGGCGACTTCTACTTCGAGTACTCGGTCAACGAGAAGGTCGCCCTGGAGGTGGCCGGCGGCGCGACCCTGGCCGGCGCCCTCAGCCTGTGCACCATGAAGCACGTGGGCGTGAACGTGGCCGCCGATCCGCTCATGACCCTGACCTATGTGGGCGCGCCCGGCGGCCTCGTGCTCCTTTCCGCCGACGACCCGGGCTGCCATTCCAGCCAGAACGAGCAGGACAACCGCATCTACGCCCGACTGGGCGGGTTGCCCTGCCTGGAGCCGTCCACGGCCCAGGAGGCCAAGGACATGGCCCGCGACGCCCTGCTCCTGTCCCGGGAGATGGGCGCTCCGGCGCTGCTGCGCACCACCACGCGGGTCAACCACCTGCGCGGCCCGGTGACCTTCGGCGCGCGGCCGGAAAAGGAAAAGCCCGCCGGATTCCAGAAAAACCCGGCGCGCTTCGTGCCCGTTCCGGCCTTTTCCCGGCCCATGCACGTCCGTCTCCTGGAAACCATCGAGAAGCTGCGGGCCGAGGCCGAGAAGAGCCCCTACAACCGCATCTCCGGCAAGGGCGAGATCGGCGTGGCCGCCTCGGGCATCGGCCGGGCCTACCTGGCCGACGCCCTGGCCGAACTGGGCCTGGCGGGCAAGGTCAAGCTTCTGGAGCTGGGCTTCACCCATCCCCTGCCCGAAAAGCTCTGCCTGAAGTTCCTCAAGGGCCTCTCCACGGTGCTCGTGGTCGAGGAACTGGAGCCCGTCCTGGAGAACGACCTGCGCGTGCTGGCCCAGAAGCGGGGCCTGAATGTGGCCATCCGGGGCAAGGACGTCCTGCCGCGCAACGGCGAGTTTTCCGTTGGCCTGGTGGCCGACGCCCTGCGCACGGTGCTCAAGCTGCGCAAGCCCCAGCGCAAGGTCTGCGCCGGAACGGCGGACCTGCCCCAGCGGGCGCCGAACCTCTGCGCCAGCTGCCCGCACCGGGCCACCTACTTCGCGGTGAAGAAGGTCTTCGGCAACGACGCCGTGTACTCCTCGGACATCGGCTGCTACACGCTGGGCATCCTGCCCCCGCTGGCCGCCGCCGACTTCCTGCTCTGCATGGGCTCCTCGATCTCGGCCGGTTCCGGCGCCGCGCGCGCGGCCGGGCAGACCGTGGTGGGCTTCATCGGCGACTCCACGTTCTTCCATTCCGGCATCACCGGCCTGGTCAACGCGGTCTTCAACCGCCACGACATCCTGCTCGTGATCATGGACAACCACACCACGGCCATGACCGGCCACCAGCCCAACCCGGGCGTGGACAAGACCATCCTCGGCGACAACGAGGCCAAGGTGGACATCGAGGCCGTCTGCCGGGGCCTGGGCGTGACCAGGATCGAAACCGTGAATCCCCTGCACCACAAGAAAATGACGGCGATCCTGGAAAAGATGAAGGCGGAAAGAGGGGTGCGGGTGATCATCGCCCGCGAGCCCTGCCCCCTGCACGCCAGGCGCGTCTACGGAGCCAAGGTCACCCGCGTGGCCGCGGTTTCCGATTCCTGCGACCAGTGCGGCCGCTGTCTGGACGAACTGGCCTGCCCGGCCTTCCACAAGACCTCCAGCAAGGTGGAGATCAACCCCCTGCTCTGCGGCGGCTGCATGCTCTGCCTCCAGGTCTGCACCCACATCAAGGCACGCAAGCTGGAGGGCAAATGA
- a CDS encoding cysteine synthase gives MVHENVLQMIGQTPLVEIRRLNPHSNVKILAKIECRNPGGSIKDRVALAMIEAAEASGELTPDKTIIEATSGNTGIGLAMVAAVKGYRIKLLMSEAASEERKMILRAFGAEIEQTPARLATDGAIELAYRMAREEPDKYVLMDQYNNPASIAAHYRGTAREIWDQTGGSVTHVVACLGTTGTAMGLVKGLKELSGGAVRVVAVEPFAGHKIQGLKNMHESYPPGIYDKKALDAVLNVEDEEAFGLCRRLAREEGILAGMSSGAALAGALKVAAGLSEGVVVVIFPDSGERYLSTSLYAPRSERGVKLVSAATGRPVTLASASGLYTLGPSLDEPGDLSAWRRAVLLDVLARHLEAEGGKPLVAVGLADMDDRTLSAARAEGKRRADFAREATARVRDLGRALGLREATLFPQASSAVERAVALCRKLLAKGLAYEKLRSVYFDVLRDKRYGCMACMDADKVSVGKTVDLEAYVKENPRDFTLLKRASLMDLKQGEVLETEWGNVRPSWFLQLAAAALESLPRLDVVLAGEAHQFPHLENLRALWTAEGREPQAWLVDKRVAPTEGEPADLSAALDECGNPRVLRMWLLSGSYRKSLPLTRQSLSMWGKNWRKVQDCAASLTLQAGSPGEDVPDRARQAVFDLKAAFSAALEDDLSLHQFWPALFGFVKTVNGLAAKDRLGGAGAAACLKALRGVDRVLGILDPVQLPVPQAELPEAVHKLLAEREAARERKDFAASDALRDRIAEAGYRLEDTAAGPRVFKE, from the coding sequence ATGGTCCACGAGAACGTCCTGCAGATGATCGGCCAGACTCCGCTGGTGGAGATCCGCCGACTCAATCCCCATTCCAACGTCAAAATCCTGGCGAAGATCGAGTGCCGGAATCCCGGCGGCTCCATCAAGGACCGCGTGGCGCTGGCCATGATCGAGGCCGCCGAGGCCTCCGGGGAGCTGACCCCGGACAAGACCATCATCGAGGCCACCAGCGGCAACACGGGCATCGGCCTGGCCATGGTGGCGGCGGTCAAGGGCTATCGGATCAAGCTGCTCATGAGCGAGGCCGCCTCCGAGGAACGCAAGATGATCCTGCGGGCCTTCGGCGCGGAGATCGAGCAGACCCCGGCGCGTCTGGCCACGGACGGGGCCATCGAACTGGCCTACCGCATGGCCCGGGAGGAGCCGGACAAATACGTGCTCATGGACCAGTACAACAACCCGGCCAGCATCGCGGCCCATTACCGGGGCACGGCCCGGGAGATATGGGACCAGACCGGCGGGAGCGTGACCCACGTGGTCGCCTGTCTCGGCACCACCGGCACGGCCATGGGCCTGGTCAAAGGGCTCAAGGAACTCAGCGGGGGCGCGGTGCGCGTGGTGGCCGTGGAGCCCTTCGCCGGACACAAGATCCAGGGCCTGAAGAACATGCACGAGTCCTACCCTCCGGGCATCTATGACAAGAAGGCCCTGGACGCGGTGCTCAACGTGGAGGACGAGGAGGCCTTCGGCCTCTGCCGCCGCCTGGCGCGCGAGGAGGGCATCCTGGCGGGCATGAGCTCGGGCGCGGCCCTGGCCGGAGCCCTCAAGGTCGCGGCCGGTCTGTCCGAGGGCGTGGTCGTGGTCATCTTCCCGGACAGCGGCGAACGTTACCTGTCCACGTCCCTGTACGCGCCCCGCTCCGAGCGCGGGGTCAAGCTGGTGAGCGCGGCCACGGGGCGGCCCGTGACCCTGGCCTCGGCCTCGGGCCTGTACACCCTGGGTCCGAGCCTGGACGAACCCGGCGACCTGAGCGCCTGGCGTCGCGCCGTGCTTCTGGACGTCCTGGCTCGGCACCTGGAGGCCGAGGGCGGCAAGCCGCTGGTGGCCGTGGGCCTGGCCGACATGGACGACCGCACCCTTTCCGCCGCCCGGGCCGAGGGCAAGCGTCGGGCGGACTTCGCCCGCGAGGCGACCGCGCGTGTGCGCGACCTGGGCCGGGCCCTGGGCCTCCGCGAGGCCACGCTCTTCCCCCAGGCGTCCTCGGCGGTCGAGCGCGCCGTGGCCCTCTGCCGTAAGCTCCTGGCCAAGGGGCTGGCCTACGAGAAGCTCCGCTCGGTGTATTTCGACGTGCTGCGCGACAAGCGCTACGGCTGCATGGCCTGCATGGACGCGGACAAGGTCTCGGTGGGCAAGACCGTGGACCTGGAGGCCTACGTCAAGGAGAACCCGCGCGACTTCACCCTGCTCAAGCGGGCCAGTCTCATGGACCTGAAGCAGGGCGAGGTGTTGGAGACCGAGTGGGGCAACGTGCGGCCGTCCTGGTTCCTGCAACTGGCGGCCGCCGCCCTGGAGTCGCTGCCCCGGCTGGACGTGGTCCTGGCCGGAGAGGCGCACCAGTTCCCGCACCTGGAGAATCTGCGCGCCCTCTGGACCGCCGAGGGCCGTGAGCCCCAGGCCTGGCTGGTGGACAAGCGCGTGGCCCCGACCGAGGGCGAACCGGCCGACCTTTCCGCCGCCCTGGACGAGTGCGGCAATCCGCGCGTGCTGCGCATGTGGCTGCTCTCCGGCTCCTACCGCAAATCCCTGCCCCTGACCCGTCAGAGCTTGTCCATGTGGGGCAAGAACTGGCGCAAGGTCCAGGACTGCGCCGCGTCCCTGACGCTCCAGGCCGGAAGCCCGGGCGAGGACGTGCCGGACCGCGCGCGGCAGGCCGTATTCGATCTCAAGGCCGCCTTCTCCGCCGCCCTGGAGGACGATCTCTCCCTGCACCAGTTCTGGCCCGCGCTGTTCGGCTTCGTGAAGACGGTCAACGGCTTGGCCGCCAAGGACCGCCTCGGCGGAGCCGGGGCCGCCGCCTGCCTCAAGGCCCTGCGCGGCGTGGACCGGGTGCTGGGCATCCTGGACCCGGTGCAGCTGCCGGTGCCCCAGGCCGAACTGCCCGAGGCCGTGCACAAGCTCCTGGCCGAGCGTGAGGCCGCCCGCGAACGCAAGGACTTCGCGGCCTCCGACGCCTTGCGCGACCGGATCGCGGAGGCGGGCTACCGGCTGGAGGACACGGCCGCCGGACCGAGGGTCTTCAAGGAATGA
- a CDS encoding indolepyruvate oxidoreductase subunit beta: MKTIKPVRIFMTGVGGQGTLTATTVLAQAATLKGLPVTSGEIHGMAQRGGVVESFLLIGCRSPKIGAGEADVLMGFEPLETLRALPYLKPGGLVFSSTESLPPLAVATGRQQSPSLAAIREMVDACTPRSWWLPCQSLGIEAGAVQAGNIALLGALCAQNALPLGLDDVRAAVRAGMKPKVAEINLRALDLGAAAASA, translated from the coding sequence ATGAAAACGATCAAGCCCGTGCGCATCTTCATGACCGGCGTGGGCGGACAAGGCACGCTCACGGCCACCACGGTCCTGGCCCAGGCCGCGACCCTCAAGGGACTGCCCGTGACCTCGGGTGAAATCCACGGCATGGCCCAGCGCGGCGGCGTGGTGGAGTCCTTCCTGCTCATCGGCTGCAGGAGCCCCAAGATCGGCGCCGGCGAGGCCGACGTCCTCATGGGCTTCGAACCCCTGGAAACGCTGCGCGCCCTGCCCTATCTGAAACCCGGCGGGCTCGTCTTCTCCTCCACCGAGTCCCTGCCGCCCCTGGCCGTGGCCACGGGCAGGCAGCAGAGCCCGAGTCTGGCGGCCATCCGCGAAATGGTCGACGCCTGCACCCCGCGCTCCTGGTGGCTGCCCTGCCAGAGTCTGGGCATCGAGGCCGGGGCCGTGCAGGCCGGAAACATCGCCCTGCTCGGCGCGCTCTGCGCCCAAAACGCCCTGCCCCTGGGCCTGGACGACGTGCGCGCGGCCGTGCGCGCCGGGATGAAGCCCAAGGTGGCCGAGATCAACCTCAGGGCCCTGGATCTGGGCGCGGCGGCCGCCTCGGCGTAA
- a CDS encoding sigma-54-dependent Fis family transcriptional regulator produces the protein MNGSESPDNAPLVTLKRLLDEITPQAPLEESLNALLRVLAKDMGYVRAFLAIEDPETEDLRLSLSYSPAKTAQATYTPGRGVIGQVFESGKSIVVPRLSEHREFLNKAFGRTDAELKSLAFICIPIVHHSRDERETLGTLSVDLPVRPAEVLESHRRLLEVVGAMIANHVAQLQEEMALQKHLLAQGLTGGPDSPPPQNLVAASKSMRMVLRQARQVAPSRATVLLRGESGTGKELLAEEIHASSPRKDKPLVKLNCAALPSELVESELFGHQKGAFTGAFQTKRGLFEVANGGTLFLDEIGELSLDAQAKVLRAIQEKEIQRVGGEQTIMVDVRLICATHQPLEQLLTQGKFREDLYYRINVFPVFIPPLRERREDILPLAEFFLADFSGEYGKNIKRISTPAIELLTLYHWPGNVRELRNCLERAVLVCEEEVIRTYHLPPTLQTADSSATGTNLSFGEAVAKFETELLVDSLKKTRGNMLQTARDLRVSYRIVNYKVKKYGLDVKRFANIKPRRKKTQGPADTTA, from the coding sequence ATGAACGGATCGGAAAGCCCGGACAACGCCCCGCTGGTCACGCTCAAGCGCCTGCTGGACGAGATCACCCCCCAGGCCCCGCTGGAGGAGAGCCTCAACGCCCTCCTGCGCGTCCTGGCCAAGGACATGGGCTACGTCCGCGCCTTTCTGGCCATCGAAGACCCCGAGACCGAAGACCTCCGCCTCTCCCTGTCCTACAGCCCGGCCAAGACCGCCCAGGCCACCTACACGCCGGGCCGGGGCGTCATCGGCCAGGTCTTCGAGAGCGGCAAGTCCATCGTGGTGCCCCGGCTCTCCGAGCACCGCGAGTTCCTGAACAAGGCCTTCGGCCGCACCGACGCCGAGCTGAAAAGCCTGGCCTTCATCTGCATCCCCATCGTGCACCACTCCCGGGACGAGCGCGAGACCCTGGGCACGCTCAGCGTGGACCTGCCCGTGCGCCCGGCCGAGGTTCTGGAGAGCCACCGCCGCCTCCTGGAGGTGGTCGGGGCCATGATCGCCAACCATGTGGCCCAGTTGCAGGAGGAGATGGCGCTCCAGAAGCACCTCCTGGCCCAGGGCCTGACCGGCGGCCCGGATTCCCCGCCGCCGCAGAACCTCGTGGCCGCCAGCAAAAGCATGCGCATGGTCCTCCGGCAGGCCCGCCAGGTGGCCCCCAGCCGGGCCACGGTGCTCCTGCGCGGCGAGTCCGGCACGGGCAAGGAGCTGCTGGCCGAGGAAATCCACGCCTCCAGCCCGCGCAAGGACAAGCCCCTGGTCAAGCTGAACTGCGCGGCCCTGCCCTCGGAGCTGGTGGAATCCGAACTCTTCGGCCACCAGAAGGGGGCCTTCACCGGAGCCTTCCAGACCAAGCGAGGCCTGTTCGAGGTGGCCAACGGAGGCACGCTCTTCCTGGACGAGATCGGCGAACTCTCCCTGGACGCCCAGGCCAAGGTCCTGCGCGCCATCCAGGAGAAGGAGATCCAGCGCGTGGGCGGGGAGCAGACGATCATGGTCGACGTGCGCCTCATCTGCGCCACGCACCAGCCCCTGGAGCAGCTCCTGACCCAGGGCAAGTTCCGCGAGGACCTTTACTACCGCATCAACGTCTTCCCGGTGTTCATCCCGCCCCTGCGCGAACGCCGCGAGGACATCCTGCCCCTGGCGGAATTCTTCCTGGCCGATTTCTCCGGCGAGTACGGCAAGAACATCAAGCGCATCTCCACCCCGGCCATCGAGCTGCTGACCCTCTACCACTGGCCCGGCAACGTGCGCGAGCTGCGCAACTGCCTGGAGCGCGCGGTGCTCGTCTGCGAGGAGGAGGTCATCCGCACCTACCACCTGCCGCCCACGCTCCAGACCGCCGACAGCTCGGCAACGGGCACGAACCTGTCCTTCGGCGAGGCCGTGGCCAAGTTCGAGACCGAACTGCTGGTGGACTCGCTCAAGAAGACGCGCGGCAACATGCTCCAGACCGCCCGCGACCTGCGCGTGTCCTACCGGATCGTGAACTACAAGGTGAAGAAGTACGGCCTGGACGTGAAACGCTTCGCCAACATCAAACCCAGGCGCAAGAAGACCCAGGGGCCGGCCGACACGACGGCCTGA